A part of Helicobacter fennelliae genomic DNA contains:
- the tyrS gene encoding tyrosine--tRNA ligase, with amino-acid sequence MNTSQTYTTHTHQAMQEIKRGISEFIGEEYIASLVERFFTRNERFIVKAGFDPTAPDLHLGHTVLIQKLATFQQYGGDVKFVIGDFTATIGDPSGKSQTRKQLSKEEVLANAKTYQDQVFKILDPKFTHICFNSEWINALGIGGLVHLSSHFSVARMLERDDFAKRYAKNLPISIIEFLYPLLQGYDSVALNCDIELGGNDQKFNLLVGRSLQRSYGLKKEQSVLTMPLLEGLDGVNKMSKSLGNYIGVTENPNTMYAKIMSISDELMWRYYELLSSQSITDIKHIKHDVENGVLHPKSAKERLALEITARFHSKEQAHNAKQEFDNIFSKDEIPSDIICLEFSKDIWICKLLQESKLCPSTSQARRDINAGALKINKEKIMNENLTLGAGEYIIQIGKRRFLKAIIK; translated from the coding sequence ATGAATACATCACAAACCTACACAACCCACACACATCAAGCCATGCAAGAGATTAAGCGCGGGATAAGTGAATTTATAGGAGAAGAATACATCGCTTCATTAGTTGAGCGGTTTTTTACGCGTAATGAACGTTTTATTGTTAAGGCTGGGTTTGATCCCACAGCACCGGATTTGCATTTAGGACATACAGTGCTTATCCAAAAGCTTGCTACTTTTCAGCAATATGGTGGCGATGTGAAGTTTGTGATTGGGGATTTTACTGCGACCATAGGCGATCCAAGTGGCAAAAGCCAAACGCGCAAACAATTAAGCAAAGAGGAAGTTTTAGCGAATGCAAAAACCTATCAAGATCAAGTTTTTAAGATTCTTGATCCAAAATTTACACATATATGCTTTAACTCTGAGTGGATTAATGCTTTGGGGATTGGCGGGCTTGTGCATCTTAGCTCTCACTTCTCTGTGGCAAGAATGCTTGAGCGAGATGATTTTGCAAAGCGATATGCCAAAAATTTACCAATTAGTATTATAGAATTTTTGTATCCTTTGTTGCAGGGATATGATTCTGTCGCGCTAAATTGTGATATTGAGCTTGGCGGGAATGATCAAAAATTTAATCTTCTTGTAGGCAGGAGCTTGCAGCGATCCTATGGACTCAAAAAAGAACAATCTGTTTTGACAATGCCATTGCTTGAAGGGCTTGATGGGGTTAATAAAATGAGTAAAAGTCTAGGAAATTACATCGGCGTTACAGAAAATCCTAATACAATGTATGCTAAAATAATGAGTATTTCTGATGAATTGATGTGGAGATATTATGAACTCTTAAGCTCTCAATCAATTACGGATATAAAACATATCAAACATGATGTAGAAAATGGTGTTTTACATCCAAAGTCAGCAAAAGAAAGGCTTGCTTTAGAAATAACAGCACGATTTCATTCAAAGGAACAAGCACATAATGCTAAGCAAGAATTTGATAATATATTTAGCAAAGATGAGATTCCAAGTGATATTATTTGTCTTGAATTTTCAAAAGATATTTGGATTTGCAAATTGCTTCAAGAATCAAAACTCTGCCCCTCAACTTCTCAAGCTAGACGAGATATTAACGCAGGTGCGCTCAAGATCAATAAGGAAAAGATAATGAATGAGAATCTAACATTAGGAGCTGGCGAATATATTATTCAAATTGGCAAACGTAGATTCCTAAAAGCAATTATTAAGTAA
- a CDS encoding CCA tRNA nucleotidyltransferase translates to MAKTTHHIRTPQEVLDIINILESHGFEAYIVGGCVRDSLLHITPKDWDIATNATPSEVIEVFRFYTHFRIFTMGIKYGTIRIHNPRTQHTQTHTNTHKKTCKNLQAHHSTAHKPKPQIIEVTTFRIDGRYSDLRHPDDVCFVLSLEKDLSRRDFSINALAYSPTRDMFFDFFQGESDLKARIIRCVGDPSKRFEEDCLRILRALRFSASLPCFFHIEQHTKQAIFSLYHTLIKCPKERVQIEFNKTLLGDFVSEVFREFFFVFRTLCPLLPNLATPNNPHFEDLCKALDSAPKILEVRMGLFVYFLSLDSATQSQNLALQTLISLKYSKKTIDSIMTLLRYADTQIQANKPSIKAIIHATSTQSFALLLEFWKAQNKNKSKSGGRNKAKIYENPYHIRTLQSLFQDILLYDECTSLAQLAINGDMIKQIAKEENLTIQGAQIGAILKRLLDDVINDTLPNTPKALQSQARQILNS, encoded by the coding sequence ATGGCAAAAACAACACATCACATACGCACTCCACAAGAAGTGCTTGATATTATCAATATCCTAGAATCTCATGGCTTTGAAGCATATATTGTCGGGGGTTGTGTGCGAGATAGTCTGCTTCATATCACCCCAAAAGATTGGGACATCGCGACAAATGCGACCCCTTCTGAAGTGATTGAAGTGTTTAGATTCTATACGCATTTTCGCATTTTTACAATGGGTATAAAATATGGCACAATCAGAATCCATAATCCACGCACGCAGCACACACAAACACACACAAATACACACAAAAAAACTTGCAAAAACTTGCAAGCCCATCATAGCACAGCCCATAAGCCTAAACCTCAAATCATCGAGGTTACGACTTTTAGAATCGATGGGCGATATAGCGATTTAAGACACCCTGATGATGTGTGCTTTGTTTTGAGCTTGGAGAAAGATTTGAGTAGAAGAGATTTTAGTATCAATGCCCTAGCCTATAGTCCCACACGCGATATGTTTTTTGATTTTTTTCAAGGAGAATCTGATTTAAAAGCGCGCATTATCCGCTGTGTAGGCGATCCTAGTAAGCGATTTGAAGAAGATTGTCTAAGAATTTTAAGGGCTTTGCGTTTTAGCGCGAGTTTGCCTTGTTTTTTTCATATCGAGCAGCATACTAAGCAAGCTATTTTTTCGCTTTATCATACCCTTATCAAATGCCCAAAAGAGCGCGTCCAAATAGAATTTAATAAAACCTTATTAGGAGATTTTGTTTCTGAAGTATTCAGAGAGTTTTTTTTTGTATTTCGCACACTTTGTCCATTATTACCCAATCTTGCTACCCCAAACAATCCGCATTTTGAGGATTTGTGTAAGGCTTTAGATTCTGCGCCAAAAATCCTTGAAGTGCGTATGGGGCTATTTGTGTATTTTTTGAGTTTAGATTCTGCCACACAAAGCCAAAACCTAGCTTTGCAAACCCTTATATCGCTCAAATATAGCAAAAAAACAATAGATTCTATTATGACTCTTTTGCGATATGCAGATACACAGATACAAGCAAACAAACCAAGCATTAAAGCAATTATTCATGCCACAAGCACGCAATCATTTGCCCTGCTCTTAGAGTTTTGGAAAGCCCAAAATAAAAATAAGAGCAAAAGTGGAGGCAGAAATAAAGCCAAAATATATGAGAATCCCTATCATATACGCACCCTCCAATCTCTTTTTCAAGATATTCTTTTGTATGATGAATGCACGAGCTTAGCGCAGTTAGCAATAAATGGCGATATGATTAAGCAAATCGCAAAAGAAGAAAATCTCACAATACAAGGCGCACAAATAGGCGCGATACTCAAACGCCTTTTAGATGATGTGATTAATGATACATTACCAAACACCCCAAAAGCATTGCAATCTCAAGCTAGACAAATCCTTAACTCCTAA
- a CDS encoding MarR family winged helix-turn-helix transcriptional regulator, whose product MSYKKIKEIDEQSLKNYRFTRLFGMTARHIENYIYKLLQPYGLGFEQTGMLFLLPCRKDLQLNDIVKESLKDKTTISRAISSLEKKGFITKTHSHRDKRIVYINITQEGKDKLQELTDSTIFSEAESIFTNALTTEEQEIFKQCLTKILKGML is encoded by the coding sequence ATGTCATACAAAAAGATTAAAGAAATTGATGAACAAAGTTTAAAAAACTATCGGTTTACGCGTCTTTTTGGAATGACTGCGCGCCATATAGAAAATTACATATACAAGCTTCTTCAGCCTTATGGTTTGGGATTTGAGCAAACTGGAATGCTGTTTTTGCTCCCTTGTAGAAAAGACCTCCAACTCAATGACATCGTCAAAGAAAGCCTCAAAGACAAAACAACAATCTCACGCGCCATCTCATCGCTTGAAAAAAAGGGCTTCATCACCAAAACCCATAGCCACAGAGATAAGCGCATTGTCTATATCAATATCACACAAGAAGGCAAAGACAAGCTCCAAGAACTCACAGATTCTACGATTTTTTCCGAAGCAGAATCTATTTTTACAAATGCGCTCACCACAGAAGAGCAAGAAATATTCAAACAATGCCTCACAAAAATCCTCAAAGGTATGCTATGA
- a CDS encoding DNA-directed RNA polymerase subunit omega, translating into MRTEQIVAKALEQVNNDRYILSNIVFKRVKQLTNGAEILVDANRKTEKLSDIALREIAEGKLTLERIEESINH; encoded by the coding sequence ATGAGAACCGAACAAATAGTGGCTAAAGCCCTTGAACAAGTAAATAACGATAGATATATTTTGTCAAATATAGTTTTTAAACGCGTCAAACAACTGACAAATGGAGCGGAGATTCTCGTTGATGCAAATAGAAAAACAGAAAAACTCTCTGATATTGCATTGCGCGAAATCGCAGAAGGTAAATTGACCTTAGAGAGAATCGAAGAGAGCATCAATCATTAG
- a CDS encoding efflux RND transporter periplasmic adaptor subunit, which yields MIPHRWIVCVWIALFCVLWLPLWLTAKSAVEVTEVKYGNLPHIESFIGSLYFKETSSIASSSDGIVKNIFFNIGQKVKKGQKLLSVDSDLLLQDITIKQSKITDAQYTLERQKNELERYKSLLQSQSISIQQYENLQYEFKSQEARITALKAELEISKTMLKYKTIYAPFDGIIVDQKIHIGEWVQVGQAICQILNSKDTEVIIDTPSAVAKNLKPNQKVSLLIDSKTYNGIITAIIPKADMLSRTFPVHISLSNDGSFLDGMAAQAFIDISWNQKGFIVPRDSIVYHDGKPFVFIMRDNKAISIEVTLISTQNSLALIQGKLKENDLIISRGQDNLKNGAEIEVKNKR from the coding sequence ATGATCCCACACCGATGGATAGTGTGTGTATGGATTGCGCTCTTTTGTGTATTATGGCTTCCATTGTGGCTTACTGCAAAATCCGCAGTAGAAGTAACTGAAGTCAAATACGGCAATCTCCCGCATATAGAATCTTTCATCGGTAGTTTGTATTTCAAAGAGACAAGCTCTATTGCCTCCTCATCAGATGGTATTGTCAAAAATATTTTTTTTAATATCGGGCAGAAAGTCAAAAAAGGACAAAAACTCTTAAGCGTAGATTCTGACTTGCTCCTCCAAGACATCACAATCAAACAATCCAAAATCACCGATGCGCAATACACACTTGAGCGGCAAAAAAACGAGCTTGAACGTTACAAAAGCCTTTTACAATCCCAATCTATCTCTATCCAGCAATACGAGAATCTACAATACGAATTTAAATCGCAAGAAGCACGAATCACCGCACTCAAAGCAGAGCTTGAAATCTCAAAAACAATGCTTAAGTACAAAACCATATACGCGCCATTTGATGGAATCATTGTCGATCAAAAAATCCACATCGGTGAATGGGTGCAAGTCGGACAAGCTATTTGTCAGATCCTTAACTCCAAAGATACAGAAGTCATCATCGATACACCAAGCGCAGTCGCTAAAAATCTCAAACCCAATCAAAAAGTTTCACTTCTTATTGACTCCAAAACATACAATGGCATAATCACAGCCATAATCCCAAAAGCCGATATGCTCTCTCGCACATTTCCTGTGCATATCTCACTAAGCAATGATGGAAGTTTCTTAGATGGTATGGCAGCGCAGGCTTTTATCGATATTTCGTGGAATCAAAAAGGCTTTATTGTCCCGCGAGATAGCATTGTCTATCATGATGGCAAACCGTTTGTATTTATCATGCGCGATAATAAAGCCATAAGCATAGAGGTTACGCTCATCTCGACACAAAACTCGCTTGCACTCATTCAAGGCAAGCTCAAAGAAAATGATCTCATTATCTCGCGCGGTCAAGACAATCTCAAAAATGGCGCAGAAATCGAGGTCAAAAATAAGCGATGA
- a CDS encoding PLP-dependent aminotransferase family protein, producing the protein MDYHHFYSHIAKSARPSPVREILKILDKENMISFAGGMPDPNVFPIEEFAQGSEVLKTKGAQILQYSITEGNPQLREFIASWSAPRMGGAVSNDQIMITSGSQQIIDLLCWSIIDPQDIVITEDPTYLAALNVFSNHQVQIQTVDTDKHGIKIDDLESTLQTLKKNGKSPKLLYSIVNFQNPSGIVISEERRQKIAKLADEYDFLILEDDPYGYLRYEGEHLHSIYSYNNNRVIYAGSFSKILSPAVRIGWAIGAKEIIRQMIIFKQSVDICPSAITQELVLEYCKKGYLESHLPKILALYKAKRDVMQQSFESDLAPLKVKWNTPKGGFFFWLDLEDTHINADTLTQKALQNNLAVIPAKPFCVNQNNSVRFIRCNFSYPSTEIIQEGSRRIAQSIQELLC; encoded by the coding sequence ATGGATTATCATCATTTCTATTCACACATCGCCAAATCAGCTCGCCCATCGCCTGTAAGAGAGATCTTAAAAATCCTTGACAAAGAAAATATGATCTCATTTGCAGGCGGAATGCCCGATCCAAATGTCTTTCCGATCGAAGAATTCGCACAAGGAAGTGAAGTCCTCAAAACAAAAGGCGCGCAGATTCTGCAATACTCAATCACAGAGGGCAATCCACAATTACGAGAATTTATCGCCTCATGGAGTGCGCCAAGAATGGGCGGTGCTGTAAGCAATGACCAAATTATGATTACTTCAGGATCGCAGCAAATTATTGATTTATTGTGCTGGAGTATTATTGATCCACAAGATATTGTCATCACTGAAGATCCGACATATTTAGCCGCGCTAAATGTTTTTTCTAATCATCAAGTCCAAATCCAAACGGTTGATACTGATAAGCATGGAATCAAAATAGATGATCTCGAAAGCACTTTGCAAACACTCAAAAAAAATGGCAAATCACCAAAGCTTTTGTATAGTATTGTGAATTTCCAAAACCCCTCAGGAATCGTTATTTCAGAAGAAAGACGACAAAAAATCGCCAAACTTGCTGATGAGTATGATTTTTTGATTTTAGAAGATGATCCTTATGGGTATTTGCGCTATGAGGGCGAACATTTGCACTCTATATATAGCTATAATAATAACCGCGTCATTTATGCTGGAAGCTTCTCCAAAATCCTCTCTCCTGCTGTACGGATCGGCTGGGCTATCGGGGCAAAAGAAATTATTAGACAAATGATAATTTTCAAACAAAGTGTTGATATTTGTCCAAGCGCAATCACGCAAGAGCTTGTTTTGGAATACTGCAAAAAAGGCTATCTTGAATCCCATCTCCCTAAGATTCTTGCTTTGTATAAAGCAAAAAGAGATGTAATGCAGCAAAGCTTTGAGAGTGATTTAGCACCACTCAAAGTCAAATGGAATACCCCAAAAGGTGGATTTTTCTTTTGGCTTGATTTAGAAGATACGCACATAAATGCCGATACACTCACCCAAAAAGCACTACAAAACAACCTTGCTGTCATTCCTGCCAAGCCTTTTTGTGTCAATCAAAACAATAGCGTGCGCTTTATCCGCTGTAATTTTTCTTATCCATCGACTGAAATCATACAAGAAGGCTCTCGCAGAATCGCGCAAAGCATTCAAGAGCTTCTTTGTTAA
- a CDS encoding RelA/SpoT family protein, which produces MEIFNTIQKIKSFTQAKEFLASLCEITPDIQKAILCAQTNHEGQFRKTGEPYIVHPLCVACLVAFYGGDEAMICASLLHDVVEDTKCDLDEVRKEFGEGVALLVDALTKIDEIRKEELGPKTANQRMAVAALTFRKMLISAVDDPRVLVIKISDRLHNMLTLEGLREEKRQRIAKETLVVYAPISHRLGISSIKNELEDKSFLYIFPQEYHKIQDYIKQNNQSFSLKLNDFARKIQELMLKNGFEENDFQLESRIKRPYSIYLKMQRKGIGIDEILDLLAIRILVKNPLDCYKVLGIIHLEFKPIVSRFKDYIALPKENAYQTIHTTIFDKSSVFEIQIRTFSMHKNAEFGVAAHWKYKNIGIVPSLEWLHNLQYQNNDIEEFYELAKNDLYREDIVVFSPDGDIFNLPAGAIALDYAYAIHSELGDKAKTAYINNQKASLLQTLRSGDIVRIVCDEGESPKYTWVDAVKTSRAKNHLRIQLQNRFKEIEKQEAVNILATIFGKDPVIFARYLLIKGFGIDLVRCVNEKTYLQDICTKIKQSFGETNLFAKFRFNMFKLKEIYLDNFIFVSNRNINGVAFDYCCRPKYGDSVGAILTNQKAIIHHKLCDKFSADIKASNPVVFVEWAKTNHKAFKVIVALEDIKGTLAAFLTLLAKENCNVISISYSGFDNSQTSSYCEVVFEVENENKKLKEKLSEKFRIIEFLNFKDAYQK; this is translated from the coding sequence TTGGAAATTTTTAATACTATCCAAAAAATAAAGAGTTTCACGCAAGCAAAAGAGTTTTTGGCGTCTTTATGTGAAATCACCCCAGATATTCAAAAAGCCATACTTTGCGCTCAAACAAACCACGAAGGGCAGTTTCGCAAAACAGGCGAACCATATATCGTCCATCCTCTTTGTGTGGCTTGTTTAGTGGCTTTTTATGGGGGTGATGAGGCGATGATTTGCGCTTCTTTGTTGCATGATGTTGTTGAGGATACAAAATGTGATTTAGATGAGGTGAGAAAGGAGTTTGGAGAAGGGGTTGCTTTATTGGTTGATGCATTGACAAAGATTGATGAAATACGCAAAGAAGAGCTAGGACCAAAAACTGCAAACCAACGAATGGCAGTAGCGGCACTTACTTTTCGCAAAATGCTTATCTCTGCGGTAGATGATCCGCGCGTGCTTGTGATAAAAATCAGCGATAGATTGCATAATATGCTAACTCTTGAGGGATTAAGAGAGGAGAAGCGGCAAAGAATAGCCAAAGAAACGCTTGTCGTATATGCTCCAATCTCGCATAGACTCGGTATCTCTAGTATTAAAAATGAATTAGAAGACAAAAGTTTTTTGTATATTTTTCCGCAAGAATATCACAAGATTCAAGACTATATCAAGCAAAATAATCAGTCTTTTTCGCTCAAGCTCAATGATTTTGCACGCAAGATCCAAGAGCTTATGCTAAAAAATGGATTTGAAGAGAATGATTTTCAGCTTGAAAGCAGAATCAAGCGACCATATTCTATCTATCTCAAAATGCAAAGAAAAGGCATAGGCATAGATGAGATTCTGGACTTATTGGCGATTCGTATTTTGGTTAAAAACCCACTTGATTGCTATAAAGTTCTAGGCATTATTCATCTTGAGTTTAAGCCTATTGTATCGCGGTTTAAGGATTATATAGCCCTGCCAAAAGAAAACGCATACCAAACAATCCATACGACGATTTTTGATAAATCATCAGTATTTGAGATACAAATCCGCACTTTTAGTATGCATAAAAACGCAGAATTCGGTGTGGCAGCGCATTGGAAGTATAAAAACATAGGCATTGTGCCAAGCCTTGAGTGGCTTCATAATCTCCAATACCAAAATAATGACATTGAGGAATTTTATGAGCTTGCTAAAAATGATTTGTATCGCGAAGATATTGTTGTTTTTTCGCCAGACGGCGATATTTTCAATCTTCCAGCAGGAGCGATTGCGCTTGATTATGCGTATGCTATACATAGCGAGCTTGGCGATAAAGCAAAAACTGCTTATATCAATAACCAAAAAGCCTCATTGCTTCAAACGCTTAGAAGTGGCGATATTGTGCGGATTGTATGTGATGAGGGAGAATCTCCAAAATACACTTGGGTTGATGCAGTCAAAACCTCACGAGCCAAAAACCATCTCAGAATCCAGCTTCAAAATCGATTCAAAGAAATCGAAAAACAAGAAGCAGTCAATATTTTGGCAACGATTTTTGGCAAAGATCCTGTTATTTTTGCCCGCTATCTTTTGATTAAAGGATTTGGTATAGATTTGGTGCGATGTGTCAATGAAAAAACCTATCTGCAAGATATATGCACCAAAATCAAGCAAAGTTTTGGCGAGACAAATTTATTTGCAAAATTTAGATTCAATATGTTTAAACTTAAAGAAATTTATCTTGATAATTTTATCTTTGTAAGCAATCGCAATATTAATGGCGTGGCTTTTGATTATTGTTGTCGCCCCAAATATGGAGATAGTGTTGGTGCGATTTTGACAAACCAAAAAGCTATCATTCATCATAAATTATGCGATAAATTTAGTGCAGACATCAAAGCAAGTAATCCTGTGGTATTTGTAGAATGGGCTAAAACAAATCACAAAGCGTTTAAAGTTATTGTCGCATTAGAGGACATAAAAGGCACTCTTGCGGCATTTTTGACGCTTTTGGCAAAAGAAAACTGCAATGTCATCTCTATATCATATAGTGGCTTTGATAATAGCCAAACCTCTTCGTATTGTGAGGTTGTTTTTGAAGTCGAAAACGAAAATAAAAAATTAAAAGAAAAATTAAGCGAGAAATTCAGAATCATTGAATTTTTAAATTTCAAAGACGCATATCAAAAATAG